Proteins encoded together in one Musa acuminata AAA Group cultivar baxijiao chromosome BXJ3-6, Cavendish_Baxijiao_AAA, whole genome shotgun sequence window:
- the LOC135640725 gene encoding transcription factor CSA-like, with protein MAPNELKLTGDMGFLPPVAPPFVTGSTHGERECWGFQGLAEGHGNHGDRRSNREGKEEEAGYGHVHGNERQHRPCARGHWRPDEDAKLKDLVSQHGPQNWNLIAEKLQGRSGKSCRLRWFNQLDPRINRDAFSEEEEERLLAAHRLYGNKWALIARLFPGRTDNAVKNHWHVIMARKQREQSNACRRRRPSASSSIPSLPHSLPNRKEVNPSNNACSGESTITSTRDESASTCADLSLGSFTSRIVPSFPNGYSPSHQPHSYQAFNGSDGKVVTTSNRIYVKHGDSGGSFFTHGVPKMLVPGFDQSDCTGTGSASGASANEAVVYHMTNNTLHHGETEHGGEKIRLPFFDFLGVGAT; from the exons ATGGCTCCGAATGAGCTAAAGCTCACGGGTGACATGGGGTTCCTCCCTCCGGTAGCACCACCATTTGTTACAGGCTCTACCCATGGAGAGAGGGAATGTTGGGGCTTTCAAGGCTTAGCAGAGGGGCATGGGAATCATGGGGATCGAAGGAGCAACAGGGAAGGCAAGGAGGAAGAAGCTGGTTATGGTCATGTTCACGGGAACGAACGGCAGCACAGGCCATGTGCTAGGGGTCATTGGAGGCCAGATGAGGATGCCAAGCTCAAGGATCTTGTCTCTCAACATGGCCCCCAGAACTGGAACCTGATTGCAGAGAAACTACAAGGAAGATCAG GGAAGAGCTGCAGGCTGAGATGGTTCAACCAGCTGGACCCAAGGATCAACAGGGACGCATTcagcgaggaagaagaggagaggctGTTAGCTGCCCACAGGCTTTATGGCAACAAGTGGGCACTGATCGCCAGGCTCTTCCCTGGCAGGACAGACAATGCAGTCAAGAACCATTGGCATGTGATCATGGCCAGGAAGCAGCGGGAGCAGTCCAATGCCTGCAGGAGAAGAAGGCCATCTGCTTCATCCTCTATCCCTTCCCTGCCTCACTCCCTCCCTAACAGGAAGGAGGTCAACCCCAGCAACAATGCATGCAGTGGTGAGTCAACCATCACCAGCACCAGAGATGAATCTGCTTCCACTTGCGCAGACCTTTCTCTCGGTTCCTTCACCAGCAGGATTGTTCCCAGCTTCCCTAATGGATACAGCCCCTCCCACCAGCCACATTCGTATCAAGCATTCAATG GGTCTGATGGAAAGGTGGTGACTACGAGTAACAGGATTTATGTGAAGCATGGTGACTCTGGTGGAAGCTTTTTCACACATGGTGTTCCCAAGATGTTGGTCCCAGGGTTTGATCAGTCTGATTGCACTGGCACCGGTTCAGCTTCTGGGGCTTCAGCAAATGAAGCTGTGGTCTACCACATGACCAACAACACTCTGCACCATGGTGAAACAGAACATGGGGGAGAGAAGATCAGGTTGCCCTTTTTTGATTTCCTAGGTGTTGGAGCAACATAG